The Gemmatimonas sp. sequence TTCACCTCGACCACCGATCTTACGCGCAAGCTGCTCCGCTATATCACGCTGCATAACGAAACCTGCCAGCCGTTTGTGTGGCGGTATCGCGACGTCACCCGTCGCATGCCTGCTACACGTACATCAACTACGCCCCACTAGTCTGGAGATGCCCGCCATACGCTGGAACTTCTCGAGAGATCTCGAACAAATAGTCGTCGCCCTCATTACCCGCGCTCGGTTTGTCTGGCAAATCAGCGGCGACCGTCATCCGACGCATATCGAATCCTGCCGCAGTCACGGGTCCCCCACCATCTGCACACGCCGCAGCGAGTAAGAGCACGAAAATCACAAACGGCGAAACTCCATTCGAACGATGCATCTCTCCCATCCATAGAAAATGATAATCCGACTATTGGCTACACAAACCTTCGTTTCGCGAGCGTACGGTCCGAACGATATGATGTCAACAGAAACAAATAGCCGCCCCTACTCCAGCTCCTTCCCCTGGGTATTCGGAATCACCGACCACGTGAGCGCCGCCAGCAGGTACGCCGAGCCCGCCACCGCGAACGCGGTTTGAAATCCCCGTGACGTGGCGAGTGTGCCCACCGTGAACGGTGCCGCCGCACTCGCGATGCGGCCGATGTTGTACGTGAATCCCTGCGCCGACGCGCGGATCTGCGTGGGGTACATCTCGGCCGTGACCGCGCCGAAGCCGCTGAAGAAGCCGGTGCCGAAGAACGCCACGAACGGTCCGAGCAACAGTAGCAACAACGGATTCGACAACGAGCCGTACAACGGCAGCAGCAGACTCGCGCCAAGCAAGTACACCACGTACACCTTCTTGCGGCTCATGACGTCGGTGATGTACCCGAACGACACGTAGCCCAGCCACATGCCGAGCTGCATGAATACCACGAGCTTCGACATCGTAGCGGTGCTGAGACCGATGCCGCCTTGCGTGGCGGGCAGCGAGAGGTACGCCGGGATCCAGCCGTTCATGCCCCACCAGCCGAACAGCGTGCAGGCGTTCATGAACGTGACCGCCGCTGTGCGCTTGAACATCGCACCGCGGAAGATGTCGAACACGGAATGCGCGCGCGGTGCATTCGGCCGCGCGGCCGCACCAGAACGTTCGGCGTTGAGTCGCGCCGCGTGCAACAACTTCCAGGCGTCGGGTTCTTCCACGCTGCGGCGCACCCAGAGCGTGAAGAACGCCGGCAGGATGCCGATGAAGAACACCGCGCGCCATCCGTAGGCCGGCAGCACGAAGCCCACTACCGTAGCCGCGGCGGCAAACCCGATCGCCCACGCGCTTTGCATGAACGCCAAAGCGCGACCGCGCGACTTCGAGGGCCAACTCTCCGACACCAGCGCGGCGCCGCTGGCCCACTCGCCGCCCATGCCGAGGCCCAGCAGCGCACGGAAGAACGCGAACTGCCAGAACGTGTTGGACAAGCCGCAGGCCGCCGTGAACACCGAGTACAACAGCACGCTCGCAATCATGGAGCGCGTGCGGCCGTAGCGATCAGCCACCCATCCGAAGAACAGGCCGCCCGCCGCGCCGCCCAGCAGCGTGATCGACCCCAACGCGCCGGCCTGTGCCTTCGTGAGCCCCAGCTCGGCGATCACCGCTGAGAGCGTGAGCGAAAAGAGCATCACGTCGAAGGCGTCGAGCGCCCACCCCATGGAGGCGGCGACGAGCGCGCGGCGAGCCTGCGAGGGAGCGACGCGCCACCAGCCCATCAGGCCGGCGTCGGTGGGGGCGGTGACGGAAGGGGCAGTCATGCGCCCGAACTTACGCGGCGGGAGCAGTGAAGGTAGGAACGGGCGAGAAGTGTAGCCTTTTGCCCATGACGTCATCATGATTTATACTTTATGAGATAAAAGTATAACCGATCACGGGTTTCACCCATTGACCTTTACTTTCGAACACGCCGACTCAGTCAGCCAGCAGGTGCAGCGGGTGCTCGAAGCGCTGCAGGCCGGCGCGGCGCCTCGTGACATCGAACGCGCGCAGGTGGACATCAAAGAAGAGCCTGGCCGCCGCGGGCCCGCCGGCGTCGTGCTTGCCGGCCGCACTGAAAACGACGGTGCCGCGCGCTATCTCGCGGGGGAGCTCGCCTGCCTCGCGAATACGCCCGGAGGCGGGGCCTTGGTCGTAGGCGTTGCCGACGACGGGACACGAATCGGGACTGAATTGAGTGCCGATTGGCTTCGTCATCGGATCTGGGAGCTGACGACCAGGCAGTTGACGATCAGCGCCCAAATGGTCCAATGCAGCGGCGTTCGGCTTCTCGTGCTCGTCGCCCCGGAAGCGATCGAGCCAATTCGCTACGCCGGTCGCCTCCGCTGGCGGCTCGACGATCACTGCGTCGACATGGATCCGACCAGCTGGCACGTTGAGGCTCGGCGACGAGCGGGCATTGACTGGTCCGCCGAGCCATCCGAGCACACGCTCGATGATGTGAGTGCCGTTGCCGCCGAGATCGCGCGCCGATATCTCCGCGCGGCGTCAAACGCCGGAGACGACGCTGCGGCCGAACTCGCCGAGGCCACGATCGCGGATCTGCTACGAAGGCTCCACGTCATTGACGGGCGCGGGCGCCTCAGCAATGCCGGATCGCTTCTCTTCGTTCGCACGCCAGACATCGGGATCGACTACCTGCGACGGGAGGTGGCCGGCGGGGATAGCATCACCAGAGTACGCAGCAACCGCGCGCTTCTTGAGCAAGTGGCTGAGGTCGAGATGGCGACCGACGTCACGAATCGCATCGTCCATGTCGGCGGAAGCTTCGCGCACGGCTTGCTACGGGCCATCCCGCAACGCGCGCTTCGCGAGGCCGTGATCAACGGCATCGTGCATCGCGACTGGCTCTCCCGGCAACCCACGCTAGTCGATCACATCGGCGACCGCCTCACCGTGACGTCTCCGGGAGGATTCATCGGGGGCATCGCTGCCGCCAACATCATCACGCACCCCGCCGTCCCCCGCTATCGAAGCTTGGCGGAAGCCGTCGCGTCGCTTCGCTTGGCCGAGCGAGAGGGCATCGGAATCGATCGGATCGTGCGCGACCTGCTCGCCCGAGGACACCGCGCCCCCGACATCGCTGAAATCGCAGGTCCATACGTGCGCATCACGCTCGCGGGCGGCGATCCTGACGCCACCGTGATGGCGCTTCTCTCCTCGCTGCAGCCCCCAGCCGCCGCCAGCGATGTTGATATGCTGCTCGTGATCGGTCATCTCCTGCAGACGGGGTGGATCGATGTCGAGCACGCGGCACCGGTCATCCAGCGTTCCCGCGTGGAAACTGAGGAGGCCATGAGCCGCATTGCCGCAGTCACCGTGGACGGCGATCCCGTTGTCGTACCGATCAATGGTGTCCCAGCGGGCGCACCCGTCGCCTATCGATTCAGCGAGCGCGCACGAACGGTGCTCGACACCAAAATGGCGCACCTCGCGACACCAGACGGGCGTCGTGCGATGATCGTGTCGTGGGCGCACGCCCGCAGTCGCGTTTCGTCGACAGAGGTTGCCGACTTTACAGGACTCAGTGTGCCATATGCGGGGACGCTGCTGAAAGCGTTGGCCGACGAATGCCTACTTCGTCCGTCCCGCGCGAATAGAATGGGTCGCGGTTTCTACTACCTGCCCGTGCGCGACCACGACGACCACACGTGACGCAGTCGATGATGCGCTAGTCCAGCAGTTGCTTTGCAAACGTGACCGCATCGATATTCGCGCCACACACCACTATGCCAACGCGCTTCCCCTCCAGCCGTTGGCGTAGTGGATACATCAACGCCGCCAGCGACGCCGCACCCGCCGGCTCCACGGCGAGCTTCGCCGCGCGATAGGTCAGCCGCATCGCCTCGCGGATCTGCTCGTCGCTCACGAGCACCACTTCGTCGACAAATCGTCGATTGAGCGCGTACGAGTAAGGCTCGCAACGCGGCGCGCCGAGTGAATCGGCGATGGTGCGCACGGCATCGATCGACTGTGGCGATCCTGCGGCGAAGCTGCGCGCCATGGTGTCGGCGCCTTCGGGTTCGACGACATACACCGCGGTGCTCGGGCTCATCTGCTTCACCGCGCAGGCCACACCGCCGGTGAGTCCACCGCCACCGGCCGCCACGATCACGGCATCGAGCTCCTCGCCGGCGGCGCGCACCTGGTCGATGAACTCCATGCCCACGCCGGCGGTGCCGAGTGCGGTCTTGGGGCCTTCGTACGGGTGCACGAACGTACGTCCCTCGCTCGCTTCAATCTCTTTCACCCGAGCGAAGGCGGCGTGCACGTTCTCCACCAGTTCGACCGTGGCACCAAGCTCGCGACACACCTGCACGCGAAAGGCGTTCGCGGTTTTGGGCATCACGACGGTCGCAGTGGTGCTGAGTACGCGCGCCGAGTAGCCGAGCGAGATGGCGTGGTTGCCGGCGGATACGCCAACGACGCCGCGCGCGAGCGCGTCGGCATCGAGATCGAGCATGACCGAGAGCGCGCCGCGCGGCTTGAAGCTGCCGGTGCGCTGGAAGAGCTCTTCCTTGAGCCACACGCGCGTGCGCTCGCCCACAGCCCGAGATAGCGCGTCGTCTACCAACAGTCGCACGGGCGTGGTGATGACGCGATCACCGAGTCGTGCGCGATTGGCGCGGATCGCCTCGACGGTGGGAAAACTGAATGCGTCGCTTACAGGAGTGTCCGTCACGGTGCCGGCCGCTTGTACAGACCCACCAGCACACCCTTGCCGCGAATGTGCGAGGCCATGGCGGCCATCACCTCGCGTCGCGTGAGCGGCGGCGACATGCCGGTCGGCGCCACATTCACCATGGCATCGAGGGCGTACAGCTCGAACACGTAGTGATGCGCCGGTCCGGTGGCCGGTGCGGCCGGGCCACGATAGTACGGGCCCGTGCCACTGATCTGCCGCATGCCGTTGGCAGCCTGTGCGCCCTGCGGCACGCCCTCGGGGAGCGACGTGGCGTTACCGGGGATGTTCCACACCATCCAGTGCAGCAGGTCGTCGGTGCCGTCACCGATGGCGGCATCGGCATCGTGCACGAGCAGCACGAAGCTGCGCGTGGAATCGGGCGCGCCGCTCCAGCTCAACGCGGGCGACACATCGCGTCCGGTTTGCGCGTGGCGCGCGGGCATCATGCCGCCATCCGTGAAGACACTCGAGGTGAGCGTCATCACGCGCATCGCCGCGCGGGCGGGGGCACGGGCGGGCTGCGGCGTGGCCGGCGTCGCCGGGCGAGCCTGCGCGAAGGCGTTGCTCGAGAGGCACATCGCGGCAGCCGCGGCCAGGAGACGAGTATGAGCCTTCATCATCGCGGCGCTCATGAGAACGACTTCGGCATGCGCTTGCGCCACACGTCATAGCGTGCGCGCAGGGTCTTCACCGGATTCAAATTCTCACCGGCCTTGATCGCGTTCGGTCCACCCTGCTCCGGCTGCACCACCGTGAGATACATCGCGTACTTCCCGTTGCTGTGCGAATCACCGCTGGTGTCGTTCGCATTGGCCATCAGAATGTAGGCGATGTACGACGTGCGTCCTTCACACGCACTCGCCGGGGCCGAGCCGTCGGCAGGCAGGGGCGGACAGACACAGCGACTGTCTCCACCGTACTGATCGGCCGTTTCGAGCGCCGCCATTACGCGATCGGTGAGCGCGCCCTTGATGTGCAGAAAGGCCTTCACCGCGTTCGGAATCACTTCGCCCGGACGCAGGATATTGCCCTGAATCGAGTAGTAGATCTGCGTGCCCGGCACGCGGCCCTGAATGTCTTGGCTGACGTAGCCGTTGGTGAGCCCCGAGTGTCCGGCGCTGCGTCCGGTGAGGTCGAGGATACCGAACTGGCGCGATTGAAAGGCGGGATCTTCGGAGAGCATCTCGATGATACGCGCCGGGTCGGTGCCCTTGGCCAGCTCGCGGTACACGAGCATCTGGTTGGCGTGCGTGCCATCCACGCCGGCCTGGCAGGCGGCGACGCCCTTGCCGGGCACCACGACGGCTTGGATGCCCATGAGGAAGGCGTCATTGTTGTTGACGCAGGTAGCCGAGGCGATGACTACGCGTCCGGTGGCCGCGTCGACAGCGATCACCGACCAGGTGGCATGGGCGACTCGGGGCACGGTCACCGAGAGCGCAACGAGGGCGACCGCGTAGCCCACGACGCGGCGCAGATGAGATATCAGCATGCGGCTAACGTGCGCCCCGAGCATGCCGACTCGCAAGGGTGGCGCGGCTTAGCGTCGCGCCAGCTTCACCGCCCAGTCATACACACCGCCGTACTGCTGGGCCGCTTGATCCCAAGAGTTGTCCTCACGCATACCGCGAGCCCGCAGCAACGCCCAGCTTTCGGGGTCGCGATACACCTGCAGCGCCCGGGCGATAGCGTCAGCAAAGTGTTTTGCCTCGTACGGATGAAAGCGAAAGCCGTTGCCATCGAAGCCTTCGCGGACGGTGTCGTTGAGGCCACCGGTGGCCCGCACGATCGGCACACTGCCGTAGCGCAACGCGATCATCTGCCCCAATCCGCACGGCTCGAAACGTGACGGCATGAGGAAAGCGTCGCTGCCCGCATAAATGCGCTGGGCCAGCGCCGCGTCGAAGCCGATGCGTACCGCAATGCGTTGCGGATGCGCGCGCGCATGTTGCTGCATCACGAACTGCAGATGCGCGTTGCCCGAACCGAGCACGACCAGCTGCGCATCGGTACGCTGCAGAATCCACGGGATGACCTGATCGAGCAGATCCAGCCCTTTCTGCTCCACGAGCCGGGATACGATGCCCAACAGCGGACGATCCGCAGCCACCGGAAGGCCGAACTCCGCCTGCAGCGCGGCTTTACACACCGCCTTCCCCGCGATGTCATCGACATCGAAGGTGGCCGCGAGATGGGCGTCGGTGGATGGATCGAACACCTCGCGGTCGATGCCATTGAGAATACCGGCCACGCGATCACGCTTCGCGCGCAGCAAGCCGTCCAGCCGCTCACCGTACTCGGACGTCATGATCTCCTGCGCGTACGTGGGACTTACGGTGGTCACGACGTCGTTGAACAGGATGCCACGCGCCATGAAGTTGAACGTGCCCGCGATCCCGGGGCCCATGCTGTCTTCGGGCAATCCACCTTCAGTGAGTCCGGCCAGCGCCAGCGTTTTCGTGCTGCGCTGCCCCTGATAGGCCAGATTGTGGATCGTGAACACCGTGGCCATGTGGCCGAACGTGTACGCGAGGTACGTCTTGAGATAGTTCGCGATCAGAGCGGCATGCCAATCGTGGCTGTGCACTACCGTGACCTGCCACTGCTCCACTTCGCGAAGATGCTGCATGAGCGCCAGCACGCCACGCGCGAAGAGAATGAAGCGGCGATCGTCGTCCCCTTCCCCGTAGATGGCCGAACGCTCGAAGGCGGCGGGAATGTCGAGCAGGTACACCGGCGTCTCGCTGCCGGCCAGCCGCCAGACCCTGAGCTCCTCCTGTCGCTCACCAATCGTAACGAACGAGGCCGCGATGGGGCCCTCCACTGGGATACCGCGCTCGCGCAGCTCGCGGAAGTAGGGCATCACCACGCGAACGTCGTGTCCGGCGCGCCGCAGCGCCGCCGGTAGCGCGCCGGCCACATCAGCCAGTCCGCCGGTCTTGATCAGGGGTGCGACTTCAGCCGCCGCGAAGAGGACGTTCATGGCTGAAAAATGCAGTCGAGAAACGCTCCGGGACACCCTTCCGCGAGATGAACCGGCGACACAGAATGGGGAGAGGGCGATTTCTTTCCCGATTGCGAGTATCCCTGATATGACGTCACCATCCCGCCCGAGCACGATTGCCCGTACCGCCATGGCCTACGTGCTGGCGGGAGGCCGCGGTTCCCGTCTCTACGAGATGACCGATCGACGGGCCAAGCCGGCGGTGTATTTCGGCGGCAAGACGCGCATCATCGACTTCGCGCTGTCCAACGCGCTCAACTCGGGTATTCGACGTATCGGCGTGGCCACGCAGTACAAGGCGCACAGTCTCATCCGCCACTTGCAACGTGGCTGGAACTTCCTCCGCCCCGAACGCAACGAAAGCTTCGATATTCTGCCGGCCAGTCAGCGCGTAAGCGAAACGCAGTGGTACGATGGCACCGCCGACGCCGTGTATCAGAACATGGATATCATCGAGGCGTATCACCCGGAGTACATGGTGATTCTCGCTGGTGATCATATCTACAAGATGGACTACGAGCAGATGCTCGAGCAACACGTGGCCCAGAATGCCGACGTTACCGTTGGCGTGCTCGAAGTCGCGCGTAAGGAGGCCTCCGGATTCGGCGTGATGCACGTCGACACTGATGATCGCATCGTGCACTTTCTCGAGAAGCCAGTCGACCCGCCGGGGATTCCGGGTAATCCGGAGATGGCGCTCGCCAGCATGGGCATCTACGTGTTCAAGACCACGTTCCTGTTCGACTTGCTGCGCCGCGATGCTGCCGACCCGAGTTCGTCACGCGATTTCGGCAAGGACATCATCCCGTATGTCGTGGCCAACGGCAAGGCGGTCGCACATCGCTTCGGCACGTCGTGTGTGAAGGCGCATCGCGAGCTGGAAGCCTACTGGCGCGACGTCGGCACGATCGACGCGTACTGGGAAGCGAACATCGATCTCACCAGCGTCATCCCGTCGCTTGACCTGTACGATCAGAATTGGCCGATCTGGAGCTACAGCGAAATCACGGCACCGGCCAAGTTTGTGCACAACGATACGCATCGCCGTGGTGCCGCCATCAATTCGCTGGTGGCCGGCGGTTGTATCGTGTCGGGCTCGCACGTCGAGAAATCGCTGCTCTCCACCGGCGTAAAAGTGCACTCGTTCGCGCATCTCGATGGCGCCGTGGTGCAGCCCTACGTCGAAATCGGCCGCGGCGCGCGACTGCGCAATGTGGTGATCGATCGCGGCGTGGTCATACCCGCCGGACTCGTGGTCGGTGAAGACGCCGAGAAGGACGCCACGCGGTTCCGCCGTACCGACAAGGGCCGCGTGTTGATTACGCAACCGATGATCGACCGGCTGCCGGAGTAGGGAGAACCGGTTGGTCCGTGGCTACATCGGGAGCGAAGCGATTCGCGCCAGGAGAAATCGCCGCTCCGGCGCCTGCGTCGTGAGCGCCAGCGCCTTGGTGAAGCTCGTCCGGGCCTCGTCGGCACGGTCGGCCCGACGACAGAGCTCACCCCGCGCCGAGTGCGCGAACCGATAGTCGGCCAGCGCGCCGGAATCGAGCAGCTCATCGATCACGGCGATGCCGGTTTCGACGCCACCATGTCCGCCATCGCGTATCGCGATCGCCACGGCACGATTGAGCTGCACCACCGGGGATGGATTGGCGCGCAGGAGCAGATCGTAGAGTGCCACGATTTCGTGCCAATCGGTCGCAGCGGCGGACGGCGCCTCCGCGTGCACGGCCGCGATGGCCGCCTGCAGTGTGAACGCACCGATACGACGGCTCCGCAGGGCGCGTTGTACCAGCTGGCTTCCCTCAGCGATCAGCTCGCGGTTCCAGCGCCGGCGGTCCTGATCTTCCAACAACACGATCTCACCGTTGGCACCGGTGCGTGTATGGCGGCGGGCCTCATGCAACAGCATGAGGGCGACGAGTCCGTACAACTCCGGTTCATCGAGCAGCGTCATGAGCTCGCGTCCCAATCGGATCGCCTCGGCCGACAGCAACGCGTGGGTCACGTCGGCCCCGCTCGACGGCGAGTAGCCCTCGTTGAAGACGAGATAGATCACGTGCAGCACGGCGTCGAGCCGATCGGGGAGATCGGCCGGCGACGGCACGGCGTACGGTATGCGCGCACCGCGGATCTTGGCTTTCGCGCGGACGATGCGCTGGGCGATGGTCGGGGGCGAGGTGAGAAACGCGTGGGCAATGGCCTCGGTGGTGAGCCCACACACCTCGCGCAGCGTAAGCGCGATCTGGGCATCAGGCGAGAGCGCCGGATGACAGCAGGTGAACACGAGACGCAGCTGATCGTCGGCGATGCTGTCGTCGTCGTGCGCCGGTTCGTGCGCCTCGGGGCTGAGCAGGTCAAGTTCTGCGAAGCGGGTGGCACGGCGCAGGCGGTCGATGGCGCGAAATCGCCCGGCCGAGATGAGCCAGCTGCGCGGATTGACCGGCACGCCTTCGATCGGCCACCGCACGACCGCCGAGGCGAAGGCATCCTGCATCGCCTCCTCGGCGAGGTCGAAATCACCGAGAAGACGAATGAGGGTGGCGAGAATGCGACGCGACTCCTTTCGGTACACGGCCTCGATCGCGTCGCGCATGGTCGGACTCAATCCATCTGGGTGGAGACGGGCCGTACTTCGATGCTGCCGGTGCGTGCTGACGGGATGCGCGACGCGATCTGAATGGCCTCGTTGAGATCGCGCGCGTTGATGAGGTAGAAGCCCCCCAGCTGCTCTTTCGTCTCGGCGAACGGCCCGTCGGTGGTGGACATCTTGCCGTTGCGAATGCGCACCGTGGTGGCGGTGTGCACCGGCTGCAGCTCCTCGCCAGCAATCATGTTGCCGCTGGCGATGATGTCATTGGTGAACGTGCCGTATTCGCCCATGAAGGCGCCCATGTCGGTGGGCGACATGGCGGACAGCGTGGACTCGGCGTCATAGATCAGGCAGAGATACTTCATACTTCAAGCTCCTGGCGGATGGTGAATCGGGGTGGACACCATCTGGTCGAACGGGGAGCGGGAAATTCGACACCCGGCCGAACATCCTTGGCGAGCACCGGAAACGGATTGTTCCAGCCTGACATGCCGTTCAATTTCTTGAAATGAACAGCCGACGAGCCGCTGAGTCCGTCGCACATCGAGGATGATCGGTTGTTATCCGTTCGTATCCATTCGTATTCGTTCGTATCCGTGTCAGGCTGGAACAGTCGGTTTCCGCTCGTATCCAAGCGGATCGACCGGTCACGCCGTGTTCAGGTTGTACCGCATGATCCCCGCGTGGACACCGGTCCTGTCGCGTTCCAGCTCGTACACATCACCGCGTGGACCGGGCGCCGCAGCCAGCAACGCGTGTAGCGCCGCACGCTCGGCCACCGAAAACTCCAGCGATAGCGACGCCAACGTCGCCGGGAGGTGATCGGCGTGCCGAGCGCCGAAGATCACCGAGGTCACGGCGGGCTGGTCCAACACGGCCCGGAGCGCTACGGCGCCGATCGTGGTGGCATGCGCATCGGCGAGGTCACGCATGGTGCGCAGCAACTGCTGAAACGCGGGCCAGCCGCCGAACTCGTCGATGATCAGTTTGTATTTCACCAACGAGCGGTTCTCGAGCGGAGCAATGGGCTCACGCACACCGAGCCAACGCTCGTGAAAGAAGCCGCCAGCCAGCGCGCCGTAGGTGAGCAGCCCGACGTCATGCTCGGCGCACAGCGTCGCCATGTCGCCCAGCGCACGGCGGTCCATCAGCGAGCACTGCACCTGATGCGACACGATAGGAATGCCCGCATCAAGCAACGCACGCAGGCGCGGCGTATCAAAGTTCGTCACCCCGAGCTGACGGATCTTACCGACGCGTTTGAGTTCGGCCAGATGACCGGCCACCTCGAGCCATCCCGGCACGTCGAAATTCCACCAGTGGAACTGCACGAGGTCGAGTGTGTCGACACCAAGTCGCATGAGCGAGCGGTCGACCAGACGCTCGACATCGGCGCGGGTGAGCGTGGGCAGCGCGTCGCGATCAGGGACGCACTTGGTGTGTACGCGAATCGTCGGGGCAGCGGCGCCGTACCGTTCATGCCAGCCGCGCAGGAACTCCCCAATGAGCTCCTCTACGCCGGTGTAGATGTCGGCGCAGTCGAACGCCGTGATGCCCGCTTCCGCGAAGGCCACCATGTCGGCGATGGCATGCGCCCGATCGACCGTGCCATGTCCACCGGCCAGCTGCCAGCCGCCCTTGATGAGACGGGGGACCACATAGCCCGGTGCCAGTGCGCGCGAGGGCACCGGCGGATGCACCACGGCGCTCACCCTGCCTCCGGTGCCGGAGGCAGCGGCACCAGCGTGACATCGGCATGACGGAAGGTCGTGGTGCCCGTGCGCGTGATACGAAACCGCCCGCCGCAGTGCGGATCGGGACAGGCGATGTCGGCGTCGGTCGTCATCCAGTCGTTGGGATGGGTGGGGCGCTGCTTGGCCGGCAGCAGCGGCAACAGCGCCGCCAGCGGATAGAGCGGAAACGTCTGACCGGCAGGGAA is a genomic window containing:
- a CDS encoding aldo/keto reductase, whose protein sequence is MSAVVHPPVPSRALAPGYVVPRLIKGGWQLAGGHGTVDRAHAIADMVAFAEAGITAFDCADIYTGVEELIGEFLRGWHERYGAAAPTIRVHTKCVPDRDALPTLTRADVERLVDRSLMRLGVDTLDLVQFHWWNFDVPGWLEVAGHLAELKRVGKIRQLGVTNFDTPRLRALLDAGIPIVSHQVQCSLMDRRALGDMATLCAEHDVGLLTYGALAGGFFHERWLGVREPIAPLENRSLVKYKLIIDEFGGWPAFQQLLRTMRDLADAHATTIGAVALRAVLDQPAVTSVIFGARHADHLPATLASLSLEFSVAERAALHALLAAAPGPRGDVYELERDRTGVHAGIMRYNLNTA
- a CDS encoding TIGR04076 family protein, which translates into the protein MSETNRDPAPSATPPARDDAFTLFDLRVEVIATDRPMVCNHQAGDSFTLRGENIAFPAGQTFPLYPLAALLPLLPAKQRPTHPNDWMTTDADIACPDPHCGGRFRITRTGTTTFRHADVTLVPLPPAPEAG